One Nostoc punctiforme PCC 73102 DNA window includes the following coding sequences:
- a CDS encoding molybdopterin-dependent oxidoreductase, with product MNEFDQSLEDQSMNYVGMIAKFPLGVHDLKSFITPENHLFVLCHLGIPDIDIEQWRLKISGLVEQSLELSYQNLLSLEYRELTIFHQCSGNPLEPKVPTRTISNVTWGGVSLREILNQLQVKPEARYVWFAGTDRGAYEGVSSDSYIKDIPIAKALDNDVLLAYKLNGEFLSAERGFPLRLVVPGYYGTNFVKWLSHIYVTDRRSPGPFTTTFYNDRVGGDDATLKPVWEVAPESVIVHPSQNELLYLQPQTFSGWAWASKGIQSVDVSTDGGITWQAVEVEARLQYAWQRFTFQWTPPTPGQYSLMSRATDYDGAIQPIQQERNAVYIVAVTVKETTVKESKPFTVAE from the coding sequence ATGAATGAGTTCGATCAATCTTTAGAAGATCAGAGCATGAACTATGTGGGAATGATTGCAAAGTTTCCACTGGGTGTTCACGATCTCAAGTCTTTTATTACTCCTGAAAACCATCTGTTCGTTCTTTGTCATCTGGGAATTCCAGACATTGACATAGAGCAATGGAGGTTGAAAATTTCGGGATTAGTAGAGCAAAGTCTTGAGTTGTCATATCAGAATTTGCTGAGTCTGGAGTATCGTGAATTAACTATTTTCCACCAATGTTCAGGCAATCCGCTTGAACCGAAAGTCCCGACAAGAACCATTAGTAATGTTACATGGGGTGGAGTTTCCCTTAGAGAAATTCTTAATCAATTGCAAGTTAAACCTGAAGCTCGTTATGTCTGGTTTGCCGGAACCGATCGCGGTGCTTATGAGGGAGTTTCTAGCGATTCATATATTAAAGATATTCCGATCGCAAAAGCATTGGATAATGATGTGCTGCTAGCGTACAAGCTGAACGGTGAGTTTCTGTCAGCAGAGCGGGGTTTTCCTTTGCGGTTGGTGGTTCCAGGCTACTATGGCACTAACTTTGTAAAGTGGCTCTCACATATTTATGTCACAGATCGGCGATCGCCAGGGCCCTTTACAACAACTTTCTATAACGATCGAGTTGGAGGGGATGATGCGACTTTAAAACCCGTTTGGGAAGTTGCACCGGAGTCTGTAATTGTTCATCCTTCCCAAAATGAACTATTATACCTTCAACCTCAAACATTTTCGGGCTGGGCCTGGGCATCCAAGGGTATCCAGTCGGTGGATGTTAGTACAGATGGTGGCATCACCTGGCAAGCTGTCGAAGTTGAAGCACGGTTGCAATATGCCTGGCAACGATTCACGTTTCAATGGACTCCACCAACGCCAGGACAATATAGCTTGATGAGTCGAGCCACTGACTATGATGGAGCAATTCAACCAATTCAGCAAGAGCGCAATGCTGTTTATATAGTAGCTGTCACCGTGAAAGAAACGACGGTAAAAGAGTCAAAGCCTTTTACCGTCGCCGAATGA
- a CDS encoding trifunctional serine/threonine-protein kinase/ATP-binding protein/sensor histidine kinase — MVENRVDVPGYGIGERIYTSTRTLVYRGWREADQTPVVIKLLKNSYPSVIELAQFRNQYSITKILNVPGVVRIYSLENCQNRPALILEDFGGISLKEYTAFRRKGLGEIGNQENSSSLHPDFLTEFLQIAIALADILADLYHHEIIHKDIKPANILINPTTKQVKLIDFSIASLLPRVNQLSTSPTVLEGTLAYLSPEQTGRMNRGIDYRTDFYSLGVTFYELLTGQLPFQSDDLMELVHCHIAKQPPLLNDRGEIPQILCDIVMKLMAKNAEDRYQSALGLKHDLQICLDQLQSSGNITPFRLGRRDVCDRFAIPEKLYGRETEVAMLLATFERLRQGTSEMILVAGSSGIGKTAIVNEVHKPITRQRGYFIKGKFDQFNRNIPFFALVQAFRDLMAQLLTESDAQIDQWKTQILSTLGESGQVIIEVIPELERIIGKQPSLPELSGSAVQSRFNLLFQKFIQVFTTQEHPLVIFLDDLQWADSASLKLMHLLMSEASNSYLLVIGAYRDNEVFSAHPLMLTIEEMRQEAITVSNILLSALTETDLNQLIADTLKYSTEQATAIANLVYQRTKGNPFFTNQFLKSLHEDGLIAFASRTGDWQCNLVKIRALSFTEDIVEFVALQLHKLPPQTQDVLKLAACIGNQFDLETISVVYQKSPVQTAADLWPALKDELILPSGEGYTFFQDESVVMDDLTNDNTPIIITYKFFHDRIQQAAYSLIPDYQKPATHLKIGQLLLSNTPETEQELLIFEIVNQLNIGIELIASQTDRERLAQLNLLAGKKAKSSTAYQVAIEYLTTGIRLLRSDCWQSQYELTLALHESAADAAYLSGAYEQMEKLTQTVIQQAKTPLDQVGIYETKIQAYTAKNDVLGAIAIARQGMSKFGVVFPETPTPQDIQQALQETANLINGRDIAELVDLPVMVAAEKLAVTRIVANVAPAVYIADPNLFPLLVLSQVQASIEYGNAPFSAFCYGCYGILLSGILQDIETADRVGNLALALTDKFNISDIKPTVFYVVGAFITYLKSPLQKSLQLMLDGYKIALETGNVYYVGFNTKDICQYSYFLGRELNSLEEDIQAYCHVLENFKQGTTLNYCRIFWQTVLNLLGKAENPCIITGEALNEAEFVNQLVQANELTGLHYFFLHKLILCYLFENLSQAVETAAQAREYLVAGTGYATVPMFYFYDSLTALAEYRTATAYRRETLLERVTENQEKMQTWAYHAPMNYLHKFELVKAEECRVLGQMAQAVDHYDRAIAQAKANKYIQEEALANELAARFYLEWNKEAIAQIYLENAYYTYLSWGAIAKVNQLERQYSQLLLKVFQQDETTSSTLTTTIGFNQSSSTGTEALDLATVMKASHALAGEIELEKLLTTLMQVVIENAGADKSVLLLLQEDNWVVVAQKTSQAIFEEEQFLPHPTPTDENLGIINLHSLPLSASQDVPKAVVNYVSRTTETLVLDDARKETTFANDPYIILWQPKSLLCTPIHNRGQLIGILYLENSLTTGAFTQNRLEVLRLLTAQAAISLQNAMLYNNLAVAKAQLEDYNHTLEQKVEQRTLELNDKNQHLSETLEELQHTQSQLIQTEKMSSLGQMVAGVAHEINNPINFIYGNLTYTNEYCQDLLHLVERYQHYYPQPFVEIQEELEAIDLNFLKSDLQKLLQSMKVGADRIRQIVLSLRNFSRLDEAEMKSVNLHEGIDSTLLILHHRLEEKAHRPGIDVIKEYAQLPEVSCYASQINQVFMNILNNAIDALDSSFTTEERQTKIPTIQIRTKMTDADTVTIQIADNGPGMCDEVKQRLFDPFFTTKPIGTGTGLGLSISHSIVEKHGGRLSVISESGKGAEFSLSIPLHNTVEQGAGGKGNGKRAN; from the coding sequence ATGGTAGAAAATCGAGTTGATGTTCCCGGTTATGGGATTGGTGAAAGAATTTATACCAGCACTCGTACCCTGGTTTACCGAGGTTGGCGAGAAGCCGATCAAACCCCTGTTGTGATCAAACTTCTGAAAAATTCTTATCCCAGTGTGATTGAGTTGGCTCAATTCAGGAATCAGTACTCAATTACGAAAATCTTAAATGTTCCTGGGGTTGTTCGGATTTATAGTCTGGAAAATTGTCAAAATCGACCCGCCTTGATTTTAGAAGATTTTGGCGGAATTTCTTTGAAGGAGTACACTGCTTTTAGAAGGAAAGGACTCGGTGAGATTGGAAATCAGGAAAATTCTTCATCTCTGCATCCTGATTTTTTGACTGAGTTTTTACAGATTGCGATCGCACTTGCCGATATTCTGGCCGATCTCTACCATCACGAAATCATCCACAAGGATATTAAACCCGCCAATATCCTGATAAACCCTACCACAAAGCAGGTCAAACTCATTGACTTTAGCATTGCTTCACTGCTACCAAGAGTTAACCAACTTTCAACCAGCCCGACTGTTTTAGAAGGAACTCTCGCCTATCTCTCTCCCGAACAAACCGGGCGAATGAATCGGGGGATTGATTATCGCACTGACTTCTATTCTCTCGGAGTCACTTTCTATGAACTCTTAACTGGGCAATTGCCATTTCAATCGGATGATTTGATGGAATTGGTGCATTGTCACATAGCAAAACAACCACCACTTTTAAATGATAGAGGAGAGATTCCCCAAATTCTCTGTGATATCGTCATGAAATTGATGGCGAAGAATGCTGAAGATCGCTATCAGAGTGCATTAGGACTAAAACACGATCTGCAAATTTGTTTGGATCAATTGCAGTCAAGTGGAAATATTACCCCATTTCGGCTAGGGCGCAGGGACGTTTGCGATCGCTTTGCGATTCCCGAAAAACTCTATGGACGGGAAACAGAAGTGGCCATGCTGCTAGCAACTTTTGAACGGTTGCGCCAGGGAACTTCTGAAATGATCCTGGTAGCAGGTTCCTCTGGTATTGGCAAAACTGCAATTGTCAACGAAGTTCACAAACCAATCACCCGTCAGCGTGGATACTTTATCAAGGGCAAATTCGATCAATTTAATCGGAATATTCCCTTTTTTGCTTTGGTGCAAGCGTTTCGAGACTTAATGGCACAACTGCTGACAGAGAGTGATGCTCAAATTGACCAGTGGAAGACTCAAATTTTATCTACCTTGGGTGAAAGTGGTCAAGTAATTATTGAGGTGATTCCAGAACTCGAACGAATCATTGGGAAACAGCCCTCACTCCCGGAATTATCGGGTAGTGCTGTTCAAAGCCGCTTCAATTTGCTGTTTCAGAAATTCATTCAAGTATTTACAACCCAAGAGCATCCTCTAGTTATTTTCCTTGATGATTTACAGTGGGCAGACTCGGCTTCTTTAAAACTGATGCATCTGTTGATGAGTGAAGCCAGCAACTCTTATTTATTAGTCATTGGAGCTTATCGGGATAATGAGGTTTTCTCTGCACATCCCCTGATGTTGACCATTGAGGAAATGCGTCAAGAGGCGATTACAGTTAGTAATATTCTTCTTTCTGCCCTTACCGAAACCGACCTAAATCAACTGATTGCAGATACCCTCAAATATTCAACAGAACAAGCAACTGCGATCGCCAATCTGGTGTATCAAAGGACTAAAGGTAATCCATTTTTCACGAACCAGTTTCTTAAGTCGCTGCATGAAGATGGGCTAATCGCCTTTGCCAGCAGAACAGGAGATTGGCAGTGCAATCTGGTTAAAATCCGGGCGCTGTCTTTTACAGAAGATATTGTCGAGTTTGTGGCGCTGCAACTCCACAAATTACCACCGCAGACTCAGGATGTTCTCAAATTGGCTGCTTGTATCGGCAATCAGTTTGATTTAGAAACTATATCAGTTGTCTATCAAAAATCTCCAGTCCAAACCGCAGCAGATTTGTGGCCAGCCCTCAAGGATGAATTGATCTTACCCAGTGGGGAAGGGTATACATTCTTTCAGGATGAGTCTGTTGTCATGGATGATTTGACAAATGACAACACACCAATAATTATTACCTACAAATTTTTCCACGATCGCATTCAACAAGCCGCTTATTCACTAATTCCGGACTATCAAAAACCAGCAACTCACCTAAAGATTGGTCAATTGCTGTTGAGCAATACCCCGGAAACTGAGCAAGAATTGCTGATTTTTGAAATTGTCAATCAATTGAATATTGGCATAGAACTGATCGCATCTCAAACCGATCGCGAACGACTGGCACAACTCAACCTGCTGGCAGGAAAAAAAGCCAAATCTTCCACAGCTTACCAGGTAGCAATTGAGTATTTAACTACCGGGATTCGTTTATTGAGATCCGACTGTTGGCAAAGTCAATATGAATTAACTCTGGCATTGCACGAATCAGCCGCCGATGCTGCTTATCTTAGTGGCGCGTATGAACAGATGGAAAAATTGACTCAAACAGTCATCCAGCAAGCCAAAACTCCACTGGATCAAGTCGGCATTTACGAAACCAAAATCCAGGCATATACAGCTAAAAATGATGTGCTGGGGGCGATCGCGATCGCGCGTCAGGGAATGAGTAAATTCGGCGTGGTTTTCCCAGAAACACCCACCCCACAAGACATTCAGCAAGCCCTGCAAGAAACTGCTAATCTGATTAACGGTCGTGATATTGCAGAATTGGTTGACTTACCTGTGATGGTAGCCGCAGAGAAGCTAGCTGTCACCCGAATTGTGGCAAACGTTGCTCCAGCCGTTTACATTGCCGATCCTAATCTGTTTCCACTACTGGTTTTGTCTCAAGTCCAAGCATCCATTGAGTATGGCAATGCTCCATTTTCTGCCTTTTGTTATGGCTGTTATGGCATTCTGTTGAGCGGAATTCTTCAGGATATTGAAACAGCCGATCGAGTTGGCAATCTTGCCTTGGCACTAACTGACAAATTTAATATTAGCGACATCAAACCCACAGTATTTTATGTCGTAGGTGCTTTCATCACCTATTTGAAGTCTCCACTGCAAAAATCTTTGCAGTTAATGCTGGATGGTTACAAAATTGCTCTAGAAACTGGAAATGTATACTACGTAGGTTTCAATACCAAAGATATCTGCCAATATTCCTATTTTCTAGGTCGAGAGTTGAACTCGTTAGAGGAAGACATCCAGGCTTACTGTCATGTTTTGGAAAATTTTAAGCAAGGTACGACTCTAAACTATTGCCGTATCTTTTGGCAAACAGTTTTGAATTTGCTTGGTAAAGCTGAGAATCCCTGTATTATCACAGGCGAGGCGCTCAACGAAGCCGAATTTGTGAATCAACTGGTTCAAGCCAATGAGTTGACAGGGCTTCACTATTTCTTTCTCCACAAATTGATTCTCTGTTATCTGTTTGAAAACCTTTCTCAAGCAGTGGAAACAGCCGCTCAAGCCAGAGAATATCTAGTTGCGGGAACGGGCTATGCCACTGTACCGATGTTTTATTTTTATGATTCTCTGACGGCTTTAGCAGAGTATCGCACAGCTACGGCCTATCGCCGAGAAACATTACTGGAACGGGTGACAGAAAACCAGGAAAAGATGCAGACATGGGCGTACCACGCACCCATGAATTATTTGCACAAATTTGAACTAGTGAAAGCCGAAGAGTGCCGAGTGTTGGGACAGATGGCCCAGGCAGTGGATCATTACGATCGCGCGATCGCACAGGCAAAAGCCAATAAATATATTCAGGAAGAAGCCCTCGCCAATGAACTGGCTGCCCGATTTTATTTAGAATGGAACAAAGAAGCGATCGCGCAAATTTATCTCGAAAATGCCTATTACACTTACCTTAGCTGGGGAGCGATCGCTAAAGTTAACCAGTTGGAACGCCAATATTCTCAATTATTGCTTAAGGTGTTTCAGCAGGATGAAACTACTTCTTCAACCCTTACTACTACAATCGGATTCAACCAAAGTAGTTCCACTGGGACTGAAGCATTAGATTTAGCAACGGTGATGAAAGCCTCTCATGCACTGGCTGGAGAAATTGAGTTAGAAAAGCTGTTGACAACCCTGATGCAGGTTGTAATCGAAAATGCCGGGGCTGATAAATCAGTCCTTCTGCTGCTTCAAGAGGATAATTGGGTTGTTGTGGCTCAAAAAACTAGCCAAGCGATCTTTGAAGAAGAGCAATTTCTGCCACACCCTACGCCTACCGATGAAAACTTGGGGATAATAAACCTGCACTCCCTTCCTCTTTCAGCCAGTCAGGATGTTCCCAAAGCGGTTGTGAATTATGTCTCGCGTACCACCGAAACCCTAGTGTTAGATGATGCTCGCAAGGAAACTACCTTCGCCAACGATCCCTACATCATTCTATGGCAACCCAAAAGCTTGCTATGTACGCCTATTCACAATCGTGGCCAACTAATTGGCATCCTATACCTAGAAAACAGTTTGACAACTGGAGCCTTTACCCAAAACCGTCTTGAGGTTTTGCGGTTGCTCACAGCACAAGCTGCCATCTCGCTGCAAAATGCCATGTTGTATAACAATCTAGCTGTAGCAAAAGCTCAATTAGAAGATTACAACCATACTTTAGAGCAAAAGGTGGAGCAGAGAACTCTGGAGTTGAATGATAAAAATCAGCATCTCTCGGAAACTTTAGAGGAACTGCAACACACTCAAAGCCAACTGATTCAAACTGAAAAAATGTCTTCATTGGGACAAATGGTAGCAGGTGTTGCCCATGAAATTAACAACCCGATTAACTTTATCTATGGCAACCTTACTTATACCAATGAGTATTGTCAAGATTTGCTGCATCTGGTTGAGCGGTATCAGCACTACTATCCTCAACCGTTTGTTGAGATTCAAGAAGAACTAGAAGCAATAGATTTAAACTTCCTCAAATCAGACTTACAAAAATTGCTGCAATCAATGAAAGTGGGAGCAGATCGCATCCGTCAAATTGTCCTTTCTCTCCGCAATTTCTCGCGTTTAGATGAGGCTGAAATGAAAAGTGTCAATCTTCATGAAGGCATTGACAGCACCCTGTTAATTTTACACCACCGTCTAGAAGAGAAAGCACACCGCCCCGGAATCGATGTGATTAAGGAATATGCACAGTTGCCAGAAGTTAGTTGCTACGCCAGTCAGATCAATCAAGTATTCATGAATATTCTGAACAATGCTATTGATGCCTTGGATTCATCATTCACAACTGAAGAAAGACAAACAAAAATTCCCACTATCCAAATTCGTACCAAAATGACTGATGCTGATACAGTAACTATTCAAATTGCAGATAATGGGCCTGGGATGTGTGACGAGGTGAAACAGCGCCTATTTGACCCATTTTTCACAACAAAACCTATAGGCACAGGAACAGGTTTAGGATTATCAATTAGCCACTCGATTGTAGAAAAACATGGGGGAAGACTAAGTGTAATATCCGAATCGGGAAAAGGAGCGGAGTTTTCTCTTTCTATACCTTTACATAATACAGTAGAGCAGGGAGCAGGGGGCAAGGGGAATGGAAAAAGAGCCAATTAA